In a single window of the Pseudodesulfovibrio profundus genome:
- a CDS encoding nucleoside/nucleotide kinase family protein translates to MTKYLINEQYDVDDPNVSKQFGKGDRREDFADAWQQTGNVILVGLTGSGKLALAHLLAERTGLPVVVPSDSREAVAEMGAEGKIIVLRDEVLEQEEVRSTVHGAGKVFYLMVDSNRLAERVADRDGVEDQDELWRQLSARLALMEPVFYSTLHFILQASGQPEDMLDDALEKIAF, encoded by the coding sequence ATGACGAAATATTTGATTAATGAACAGTATGATGTTGATGATCCTAATGTCAGTAAGCAATTCGGTAAAGGTGATCGGCGCGAAGATTTTGCCGATGCCTGGCAGCAAACAGGTAATGTGATTCTTGTTGGCTTGACCGGAAGCGGAAAGCTGGCACTGGCTCACCTCCTGGCCGAGCGCACGGGATTGCCTGTGGTCGTGCCGTCAGATTCCCGAGAGGCTGTCGCCGAAATGGGGGCTGAAGGGAAGATCATTGTATTGCGCGATGAAGTGCTGGAGCAGGAAGAAGTTCGGTCCACTGTGCATGGTGCAGGCAAGGTCTTTTACTTGATGGTTGACTCCAACAGGCTTGCTGAACGAGTGGCCGACAGGGATGGTGTGGAAGATCAGGATGAACTGTGGCGCCAACTCTCAGCTCGGCTGGCGTTGATGGAGCCGGTATTTTATTCCACCTTGCACTTTATACTGCAGGCCTCTGGTCAACCGGAAGACATGCTGGATGATGCCTTGGAAAAAATTGCTTTCTAG